One Pseudonocardia sediminis DNA window includes the following coding sequences:
- a CDS encoding phosphoenolpyruvate carboxykinase (GTP): MTAATVPGTDHTPTTNQGVVSWVQEIAELATPDRVVWCDGSDEEWTRLTDQLVEAGTITRLDPSKKPNSFYAASDAGDVARVEERTFICTETERGAGPTNNWVAPAEMKQTMTELYRGSMRGRTLYVVPFCMGPTDAEDPMLGVEITDSEYVVISMKIMTRMGSHVLPLLDKAGDRWVKALHSIGAPLEPGQADVAWPHNENKYISHFPETREIWSYGSGYGGNALLGKKCYALRIASAIAHDEGWLAEHMLILKLISPEEKAYYVAAAFPSACGKTNLAMLQPTIPGWRAETVGDDIAWMRFGSDGRLYAVNPEFGFFGVAPGTNWNTNPNAMRTIDKGNALFTNVALTDDGDVWWEGLEGDPQHLTSWKGEDWTPDAGIDAAHPNSRYTVPIDQCPVVAPEWQDPNGVPISAILFGGRRKTTVPLVTEARSWQHGTFMGATMSSEKTAAATGGLGQVRRDPMAMLPFLGYNVGDYFAHWVNVGKGADADKLPKIFYVNWFRKGDDGQMLWPGFGENSRVLKWCIERMEGKAAAVDTAIGYVPTPDQMDLEGLDANADDIAAALNVDVDEWKAEIPLIEEWFAKIGEDNLPSSIRDEFEALKQRLGA, translated from the coding sequence ATGACTGCAGCGACCGTTCCGGGGACCGACCACACGCCGACCACCAACCAGGGCGTGGTGTCCTGGGTGCAGGAGATCGCTGAGCTGGCCACCCCGGACCGCGTCGTGTGGTGCGACGGGTCCGACGAGGAGTGGACGCGGCTCACCGACCAGCTCGTCGAAGCCGGCACGATCACCCGGCTCGACCCGTCGAAGAAGCCCAACTCGTTCTACGCCGCGTCCGACGCCGGTGACGTCGCCCGCGTCGAGGAGCGCACGTTCATCTGCACCGAGACCGAGCGTGGTGCCGGGCCGACCAACAACTGGGTCGCCCCGGCCGAGATGAAGCAGACGATGACCGAGCTCTACCGCGGCAGCATGCGCGGCCGGACGCTCTACGTCGTCCCGTTCTGCATGGGCCCGACCGACGCCGAGGACCCGATGCTGGGCGTCGAGATCACCGACTCCGAGTACGTCGTGATCTCGATGAAGATCATGACCCGGATGGGCTCGCACGTGCTGCCGCTGCTGGACAAGGCCGGCGACCGCTGGGTGAAGGCACTGCACTCGATCGGCGCCCCGCTCGAGCCGGGCCAGGCCGACGTCGCGTGGCCGCACAACGAGAACAAGTACATCAGCCACTTCCCGGAGACCCGCGAGATCTGGAGCTACGGCTCCGGCTACGGCGGCAACGCCCTGCTCGGCAAGAAGTGCTACGCGCTGCGGATCGCCTCGGCGATCGCCCACGACGAGGGCTGGCTCGCCGAGCACATGCTGATCCTCAAGCTGATCAGCCCGGAGGAGAAGGCCTACTACGTCGCGGCCGCGTTCCCGTCGGCCTGCGGCAAGACGAACCTGGCGATGCTGCAGCCGACCATCCCGGGCTGGCGTGCCGAGACCGTCGGCGACGACATCGCCTGGATGCGCTTCGGCTCCGACGGCCGGCTCTACGCCGTCAACCCCGAGTTCGGCTTCTTCGGCGTCGCGCCGGGCACGAACTGGAACACCAACCCGAACGCGATGCGCACCATCGACAAGGGCAACGCCCTGTTCACCAACGTCGCGCTCACCGACGACGGCGACGTCTGGTGGGAGGGCCTCGAGGGCGACCCGCAGCACCTGACGTCCTGGAAGGGCGAGGACTGGACGCCGGACGCCGGGATCGACGCCGCGCACCCGAACTCGCGCTACACGGTGCCGATCGACCAGTGCCCGGTCGTGGCCCCCGAGTGGCAGGACCCGAACGGCGTGCCGATCTCGGCGATCCTGTTCGGCGGCCGCCGCAAGACGACGGTCCCGCTGGTCACCGAGGCCCGCAGCTGGCAGCACGGCACGTTCATGGGCGCCACCATGTCCTCGGAGAAGACCGCCGCCGCCACCGGCGGGCTCGGCCAGGTCCGCCGCGACCCGATGGCGATGCTGCCGTTCCTCGGCTACAACGTCGGCGACTACTTCGCGCACTGGGTGAACGTGGGCAAGGGCGCCGACGCGGACAAGCTGCCGAAGATCTTCTACGTCAACTGGTTCCGCAAGGGCGACGACGGCCAGATGCTGTGGCCCGGCTTCGGCGAGAACAGCCGCGTCCTCAAGTGGTGCATCGAGCGGATGGAGGGCAAGGCCGCCGCCGTCGACACCGCGATCGGCTACGTGCCCACCCCCGACCAGATGGACCTCGAGGGCCTCGACGCGAACGCCGACGACATCGCCGCGGCGCTGAACGTCGACGTCGACGAGTGGAAGGCCGAGATCCCGCTGATCGAGGAGTGGTTCGCCAAGATCGGCGAGGACAACCTCCCGTCCTCGATCCGCGACGAGTTCGAGGCCCTGAAGCAGCGCCTGGGCGCCTAG
- a CDS encoding YbdD/YjiX family protein: MSVRERLSSAWQLVREMAGERDYENYLAHQAAHHPGEPVRSEREFWRERTDRQDRNPTARCC; encoded by the coding sequence GTGAGCGTGCGGGAGCGGCTCTCGTCGGCCTGGCAGCTGGTGCGGGAGATGGCAGGCGAGCGCGACTACGAGAACTACCTGGCGCACCAGGCCGCGCACCACCCCGGGGAGCCGGTCCGGAGCGAGCGGGAGTTCTGGCGCGAGCGCACCGATCGGCAGGACCGGAACCCCACCGCACGGTGCTGCTGA
- a CDS encoding MFS transporter, giving the protein MSLLHPRTPVRPAPTGLRAWLALAVLTLPTLLVSIDNTVLGVALPAISTALRPDATTLLWVVDVYPLVLAGLLVTMGTLGDRIGRRRLLLVGVAGFGVVSLAAAYATDAAQLVAARALLGFFGAMLMPSTLALLRSVFTDRARRRTALAVWATGFAAGAALGPIVGGVLLEHFWWGSVFVVNVPVMVLLLVAGRALLPESREAAADRLDLVGALLSLLTMVPLVLAVKLIGSDGVTPAAGLSLLAGLAAGWAFVARARAQVRAGRRPLIDIDLFAAPVLRYSALANATTMFGLTGLLFFSAQYLQLVLGRSPLQAGLLLLPGFVATVLAGLGAARLARRVPLHVLVAIGLTLVLAGYVACLWLRVDSAVVLLVAAAVLIGTGIGLSETVTNDAILAAAPPERAGAASAVSETAYEIGAVFGTAVLGGVLSAVYRTAVAVPDGAPSDARETLGGAVDAASGLPAESGAALLASARDAFSLGVDVAAGTGAVVLATVLLLAGLGLRRAHRSSTPPPVAVPSRARDERDARSAPQDERHGRPALRPDERDGRGVRPEERGTPHDPDDRITVAAGSRTRSD; this is encoded by the coding sequence ATGTCCCTGTTGCACCCCCGTACGCCGGTGCGTCCGGCGCCGACCGGCCTGCGCGCCTGGCTCGCGCTGGCCGTCCTGACCCTGCCCACGTTGCTCGTCTCGATCGACAACACGGTGCTCGGCGTCGCCCTGCCGGCGATCAGCACCGCGCTGCGTCCCGACGCGACGACGCTGCTCTGGGTCGTCGACGTCTACCCGCTGGTGCTGGCCGGGCTGCTGGTCACGATGGGGACCCTGGGCGACCGGATCGGCCGCCGTCGGCTGCTGCTGGTCGGCGTGGCCGGCTTCGGAGTGGTCTCGCTCGCCGCGGCCTACGCCACCGACGCCGCCCAGCTCGTCGCGGCCCGGGCGCTGCTCGGGTTCTTCGGCGCGATGCTGATGCCCTCGACGCTGGCGCTGCTGCGCTCGGTGTTCACCGACCGCGCCCGTCGGCGGACCGCGCTGGCTGTGTGGGCCACCGGCTTCGCGGCCGGAGCCGCGCTCGGCCCGATCGTCGGCGGGGTGCTGCTGGAGCACTTCTGGTGGGGCTCGGTGTTCGTGGTGAACGTGCCGGTGATGGTGCTGCTGCTCGTCGCGGGACGGGCGCTGCTGCCGGAGTCCCGTGAGGCCGCGGCCGACCGGCTCGACCTCGTCGGCGCGCTGTTGTCGCTGCTCACGATGGTGCCGCTGGTGCTGGCGGTGAAGCTGATCGGCTCCGACGGTGTGACGCCGGCGGCCGGGCTGTCGCTGCTGGCCGGTCTCGCCGCGGGATGGGCGTTCGTCGCCCGTGCCCGTGCGCAGGTCCGCGCCGGACGCCGTCCGCTGATCGACATCGACCTGTTCGCCGCTCCGGTGCTGCGCTACAGCGCGCTGGCCAACGCGACGACGATGTTCGGCCTGACCGGTCTGCTGTTCTTCTCCGCGCAGTACCTGCAGCTCGTGCTCGGCCGCTCTCCGCTGCAGGCCGGGTTGCTGCTCCTGCCGGGGTTCGTCGCGACCGTGCTGGCCGGGCTCGGTGCCGCACGGCTGGCCCGGCGGGTGCCGCTGCACGTCCTGGTCGCGATCGGTCTGACGCTCGTGCTGGCCGGCTACGTCGCCTGCCTGTGGCTGCGGGTGGACTCGGCGGTGGTGCTGCTGGTCGCCGCCGCGGTGCTGATCGGGACCGGGATCGGGCTGTCGGAGACGGTCACCAACGACGCGATCCTCGCCGCGGCCCCGCCGGAGCGGGCCGGTGCCGCGTCCGCGGTGTCCGAGACCGCCTACGAGATCGGCGCGGTGTTCGGGACGGCGGTGCTCGGCGGGGTGCTGAGCGCGGTCTACCGGACGGCGGTCGCCGTACCGGACGGTGCGCCGTCCGACGCCCGGGAGACCCTCGGCGGTGCGGTCGACGCCGCGTCCGGCCTTCCCGCCGAGTCGGGCGCGGCCCTGCTGGCCTCGGCCCGCGACGCGTTCTCCCTCGGGGTGGACGTCGCCGCCGGGACGGGTGCGGTCGTGCTGGCCACGGTCCTTCTCCTCGCCGGCCTCGGCCTGCGCCGTGCCCACCGTTCCTCGACCCCGCCACCGGTCGCGGTCCCGTCCCGGGCGCGCGACGAGCGTGACGCTCGTTCCGCCCCACAGGACGAACGCCACGGTCGTCCGGCCCTCCGACCGGACGAGCGTGACGGTCGTGGCGTCCGGCCGGAGGAGCGTGGGACCCCCCACGACCCCGACGACCGGATCACCGTCGCCGCCGGGTCCCGCACCCGCTCCGACTGA
- a CDS encoding TetR/AcrR family transcriptional regulator — translation MAGARDRVLDAYESLLLEQGPSGATLDAVATAAEVSKGGLLYHFGSKDALAGGLLERLRERSERDAELMRSDPDGPVAYYLQTSVPGAVSPAGLTRTYLATLRIADASGTAAREVLARVDADGLAALREEITDPVLAWLVQLVGDGLYLRTLTGAPLTGDVSVEELRAKLRSLLTAAA, via the coding sequence ATGGCCGGTGCCCGCGACCGCGTCCTCGACGCGTACGAGTCGCTCCTGCTCGAGCAGGGGCCCTCCGGCGCGACCCTGGACGCGGTGGCCACAGCGGCCGAGGTGTCCAAGGGCGGGCTGCTCTACCACTTCGGGTCCAAGGACGCGCTGGCCGGCGGCCTGCTGGAACGCCTGCGCGAGCGCAGCGAGCGCGACGCCGAGCTGATGCGCTCCGACCCGGACGGGCCGGTGGCCTACTACCTGCAGACGTCGGTGCCGGGCGCGGTCTCACCGGCCGGCCTGACCCGCACCTACCTCGCGACGCTGCGCATCGCCGACGCCAGCGGGACCGCCGCGCGCGAGGTGCTCGCCCGGGTGGACGCCGACGGGCTCGCCGCCCTGCGCGAGGAGATCACCGACCCGGTGCTGGCGTGGCTGGTGCAGCTCGTCGGCGACGGGCTCTACCTGCGCACCCTCACCGGCGCCCCGCTGACCGGGGACGTCTCGGTGGAGGAGCTACGGGCCAAGCTCCGCTCCCTGCTCACCGCCGCGGCCTGA
- a CDS encoding carbon starvation CstA family protein encodes MVTTEKPREPDGPAPSRRRRDPKQIAIWTAVALFGALAWGIVAISRGEDVSAAWLVFAAVASYAIAYRFYSRFIAYKALRVDDTRATPAERVNDGQDYQPTDRRVLFGHHFAAIAGAGPLVGPVLAAQLGYLPGTLWIILGVIFAGAVQDMVTLFFSTRRGGRSLGQMAREEIGPIGGIAAMIAVLAIMIILLAVLALVIVQALSDSPWGTFSLAMTIPIALFMGFYLRYMRPGKILEVSTIGVVLLLLAIVSGGWVQESGLAETFTLSGNQLTLALVIYGFVASVLPVWMLLAPRDYLSSFMKIGVVVLLAVSILVAWPSLQLPAFTQFASNGAGPVTAGSLFPFVFITIACGALSGFHALVASGTTPKLIQKESQVRVIGYGAMLTESFVAIMALVAACIIDPGLYFAMNMPATVLGPTLESASAAVSNIGFQITPAELAAAAQAVEEQTLVGRTGGAPTLAVGLSNILSEVFGGDALRAFWYHFAIMFEALFILTTVDAGTRVGRFMLQDTVGLVWPRYKDTSWKPAAWSASAVIVGLWGYLLYSGVNDPLGGINQLFPLFGIANQLLAAVALAVCTTLMIKSGRAKYAWITLVPLAFDAVVTLTASFQKIFSGNPKLGFWAQRTQYQDALDAGKTSLGSAKTVEAMERVVFNSTVTTALTALFAVLILIVLADSVRVWVAALQGRTLSSGSEDAFVRSEIWAPSGLVPTREEREHARELAGTGTGRSGT; translated from the coding sequence GTGGTCACAACCGAGAAGCCGAGAGAACCCGACGGCCCGGCGCCGAGCCGCCGTCGACGGGACCCGAAGCAGATCGCGATCTGGACCGCGGTCGCGCTTTTCGGAGCGTTGGCCTGGGGGATCGTCGCGATCTCCCGCGGCGAGGACGTCTCCGCGGCCTGGCTGGTGTTCGCCGCCGTCGCCTCGTACGCGATCGCCTACCGCTTCTACTCGCGCTTCATCGCCTACAAGGCGCTGCGCGTCGACGACACCCGGGCGACCCCGGCCGAGCGCGTCAACGACGGGCAGGACTACCAGCCCACCGACCGCCGCGTGCTGTTCGGGCACCACTTCGCCGCGATCGCCGGAGCCGGGCCCCTGGTCGGGCCGGTGTTGGCCGCGCAGCTGGGCTACCTGCCCGGCACGCTGTGGATCATCCTCGGCGTCATCTTCGCCGGGGCCGTGCAGGACATGGTCACGCTGTTCTTCTCCACCCGCCGCGGCGGGCGCAGCCTGGGCCAGATGGCCCGCGAGGAGATCGGGCCGATCGGCGGCATCGCCGCGATGATCGCCGTGCTGGCGATCATGATCATCCTGCTGGCGGTGCTCGCGCTCGTCATCGTGCAGGCGCTCTCGGACTCGCCGTGGGGCACGTTCTCGCTGGCCATGACGATCCCGATCGCGCTGTTCATGGGCTTCTACCTGCGGTACATGCGGCCGGGGAAGATCCTCGAGGTCTCCACGATCGGCGTCGTGCTGCTGCTGCTGGCCATCGTGTCCGGTGGCTGGGTGCAGGAGTCCGGCCTGGCCGAGACGTTCACGCTGTCCGGCAACCAGCTCACGCTCGCCCTGGTGATCTACGGCTTCGTCGCCTCGGTGCTGCCGGTCTGGATGCTGCTCGCGCCGCGCGACTACCTGTCGAGCTTCATGAAGATCGGCGTGGTGGTGCTGCTGGCCGTGTCGATCCTGGTCGCGTGGCCGTCGCTGCAGCTGCCGGCGTTCACCCAGTTCGCGTCCAACGGCGCGGGCCCGGTGACGGCCGGGTCGCTGTTCCCGTTCGTGTTCATCACGATCGCCTGCGGTGCGCTGTCCGGCTTCCACGCCCTGGTCGCCTCCGGAACGACGCCGAAGCTGATCCAGAAGGAGTCCCAGGTCCGGGTGATCGGCTACGGGGCGATGCTCACCGAGTCGTTCGTGGCGATCATGGCCCTGGTCGCGGCCTGCATCATCGACCCCGGGCTCTACTTCGCGATGAACATGCCGGCGACGGTGCTCGGCCCGACGCTGGAGTCGGCCTCGGCGGCGGTGTCGAACATCGGCTTCCAGATCACCCCCGCCGAGCTGGCCGCGGCGGCGCAGGCCGTCGAGGAGCAGACGCTCGTCGGACGCACCGGCGGCGCGCCGACGCTGGCCGTGGGCCTGTCGAACATCCTCTCCGAGGTCTTCGGCGGGGACGCGCTGCGGGCGTTCTGGTACCACTTCGCGATCATGTTCGAGGCGCTGTTCATCCTGACCACGGTGGACGCCGGCACCCGCGTCGGTCGCTTCATGCTGCAGGACACGGTCGGCCTCGTCTGGCCGCGCTACAAGGACACGTCGTGGAAGCCGGCCGCGTGGAGCGCGAGTGCGGTGATCGTCGGCCTGTGGGGCTACCTGCTCTACTCCGGCGTCAACGACCCCCTCGGCGGGATCAACCAGCTGTTCCCGCTGTTCGGGATCGCGAACCAGCTGCTCGCCGCCGTCGCGCTGGCCGTCTGCACCACTCTGATGATCAAGTCCGGACGGGCGAAGTACGCCTGGATCACGCTCGTGCCGCTGGCCTTCGACGCCGTCGTGACGCTCACGGCGAGCTTCCAGAAGATCTTCTCGGGCAACCCCAAGCTGGGTTTCTGGGCGCAGCGCACGCAGTACCAGGACGCACTCGACGCCGGGAAGACGAGCCTCGGCTCGGCCAAGACGGTCGAGGCCATGGAGCGGGTGGTGTTCAACTCGACGGTGACCACCGCCCTGACGGCGCTGTTCGCGGTGCTGATCCTGATCGTGCTGGCGGACTCGGTCCGGGTGTGGGTCGCAGCCCTGCAGGGCCGGACGCTGTCGAGCGGCTCCGAGGACGCGTTCGTGCGCTCGGAGATCTGGGCGCCGTCTGGTCTGGTGCCCACCCGCGAGGAGCGCGAGCACGCCCGTGAGCTCGCCGGGACCGGGACGGGACGGAGCGGGACGTGA